A genomic window from Gemmatimonadaceae bacterium includes:
- a CDS encoding amidohydrolase family protein — protein MLKSLLFSTAAVGSFIAMPASAQRPKLAPAVRQFVAIDTDVVAITHVRVIDGTGAPARADQTLIIRDGRIASLGDAAQVAVPAGARVVDGTGKSVIPGLVMMHEHLFYPTSPVLMGAPPVYANLTESFVRLYLAGGVTSMRTGGNMNGFAEIEIKQAIDRGDRAGPWIDATAPYLEGPGLNFMQVHELKDAADARALIDYWHGIGATSLKAYMHITRDELKASVAEGHKLGMKITGHLCSVTYREAAALGIDDLEHGFFASTDFAPNKKPDVCPGQAATQAVMAAMDPASDSIKSLIRDLIQHHVALTSTLTVFETYTPGRPVPPGIDVLDPLLRDQFLQLKTFIDHNPASLYGKLFPKMRQWEVDFFHAGGLLLAGTDPTGGGGVIPGYSDQRQLELLVEGGLTPLEAIKVCTLNGATYLGRANTIGSVAVGKQADLVLIDGDPSARIEDVRKVSVVFKDGIGYDPTRLIASVKGRVGLF, from the coding sequence ATGCTCAAATCCCTGCTCTTCTCCACGGCTGCGGTCGGCTCGTTCATCGCAATGCCGGCGTCGGCGCAGCGCCCCAAGCTGGCTCCCGCGGTTCGACAGTTCGTCGCGATCGACACCGACGTCGTGGCGATCACTCACGTGCGTGTGATCGACGGCACGGGTGCTCCGGCGCGCGCCGATCAAACGCTCATCATTCGTGACGGGCGCATCGCCTCGCTGGGCGACGCCGCGCAAGTCGCCGTCCCTGCGGGCGCGCGCGTCGTCGACGGCACCGGCAAGTCGGTGATCCCCGGTCTCGTGATGATGCACGAGCATCTGTTTTACCCGACGTCGCCGGTGCTCATGGGCGCGCCGCCCGTCTATGCAAATCTCACCGAATCGTTCGTGAGGCTCTATCTCGCCGGCGGCGTCACGTCGATGCGCACCGGCGGCAACATGAATGGGTTCGCCGAGATCGAGATCAAGCAGGCGATCGACCGTGGCGATCGCGCGGGACCGTGGATCGATGCGACGGCGCCGTACCTCGAAGGCCCCGGCCTCAACTTCATGCAGGTTCACGAGCTGAAGGATGCGGCCGACGCGCGCGCGCTGATCGACTACTGGCACGGGATCGGCGCGACGTCGCTCAAGGCGTACATGCACATCACGCGCGACGAGCTCAAGGCGTCGGTGGCCGAGGGGCACAAGCTGGGCATGAAGATCACGGGACATCTCTGCTCGGTGACCTATCGCGAGGCCGCGGCGCTCGGCATCGACGATCTCGAGCACGGATTCTTTGCGTCGACCGACTTCGCGCCGAACAAGAAGCCCGACGTGTGTCCCGGGCAGGCCGCGACACAGGCTGTGATGGCCGCGATGGACCCCGCCTCCGATTCGATCAAGTCACTGATTCGAGATCTCATACAACATCACGTGGCGCTCACCTCGACGCTGACGGTGTTCGAGACCTATACGCCGGGCCGACCCGTGCCGCCGGGCATCGACGTGCTCGATCCGCTCCTCCGCGACCAGTTCCTGCAGCTCAAGACGTTCATCGACCACAATCCGGCATCGCTCTACGGCAAGCTCTTTCCCAAGATGCGGCAGTGGGAGGTCGACTTCTTCCATGCCGGCGGCCTGCTGCTCGCGGGCACGGACCCGACCGGCGGCGGCGGCGTGATTCCCGGCTATTCGGATCAACGCCAGCTGGAGCTGCTCGTCGAAGGCGGGCTCACGCCGCTCGAGGCGATCAAGGTCTGCACGCTGAACGGCGCCACCTACCTGGGGCGCGCGAACACGATCGGATCGGTCGCCGTCGGCAAGCAGGCCGATCTGGTGCTCATCGACGGCGATCCGTCGGCGCGCATAGAGGATGTGCGCAAGGTGAGTGTCGTATTCAAGGACGGCATCGGCTACGATCCCACGAGGCTCATCGCGTCGGTGAAGGGCCGGGTCGGGCTGTTCTAG
- a CDS encoding CopG family transcriptional regulator has translation MKRTSLFIDDQLIKRLQKLARTRGVSFATVVREALAQYLTAPGANTGVPSIAGRFRSGHADTSERVDELLWTDPHA, from the coding sequence ATGAAGCGCACGAGCCTGTTCATCGACGATCAGCTGATCAAACGGCTGCAGAAGCTCGCCCGCACGCGCGGCGTGAGCTTCGCTACCGTCGTGCGCGAAGCGTTGGCCCAGTATCTCACCGCGCCCGGAGCGAACACCGGCGTGCCGTCCATCGCCGGACGATTTCGGAGCGGACATGCCGACACGTCGGAACGCGTGGACGAGCTGTTGTGGACCGACCCGCACGCATGA
- a CDS encoding PIN domain-containing protein — protein sequence MTVVADTGAIYALIDASDAWHDDVTAWWAAAVDDIVLPVTIVPEVAYLLQRRIGAVAEEAFVRSIADAELVVEPLLDEDMPRIADIMRGYRDLPLGFVDASVIAVAERLGTRDVLTTDRRHFAVVRPGHARSLALLP from the coding sequence ATGACGGTCGTCGCCGACACCGGGGCGATCTACGCGTTGATCGATGCCAGCGACGCATGGCATGACGACGTCACCGCGTGGTGGGCGGCAGCCGTTGACGACATCGTCCTGCCGGTGACGATCGTTCCCGAAGTCGCCTACCTGCTACAGCGGCGCATCGGCGCGGTGGCCGAAGAGGCGTTCGTGCGCTCGATCGCGGACGCCGAGCTCGTGGTCGAGCCACTGCTCGACGAGGACATGCCGCGCATTGCCGACATCATGCGCGGGTACCGCGACCTTCCGCTCGGCTTCGTCGACGCGTCGGTGATCGCCGTGGCCGAGCGGTTGGGGACGCGCGACGTGCTGACGACGGATCGCCGGCACTTCGCCGTCGTACGTCCGGGGCACGCGCGCAGCCTGGCGCTGCTGCCCTGA
- a CDS encoding ABC transporter permease yields the protein MHRFPGLRRFMHLDRGGRSIERGVADELRFHFEMTMRDLMNDGMSPDDARREAERRFGNVERTRERLEAIDRARVERERRAEWWGAFSQDLRYALRGLRFAPVFAGFVVLTLGLGIGANAAMFGIVDRLLFRPPAFLVAPERTHKVYFARMVDGKEFVGPSSQYQRYLDLAQSSRTIERFAAYSRRRLAVGSGDAARELQIGAASASLWQMFDARPALGRFFTAEEDKDPGAARVVVLSYPYWQSEYAGASDVIGKTMTLGSSIYTIIGVAPRHFSAFELTTPSAFIPITAAAVDGFSTMWTKYRKSYNISWLEVYARRKPGVSADAATADLTQAYRQSWAANFAMSPGIGSLAKVKPRAIAGSVLQQRAPTLSADTKVAAWLLGVASIVLLIACANVGNLLLARAFARRREIAVRIALGVSRARLVSQLLVESMLLAVLGATAGLVIAQWGGRLLRSTLVPDVEWDNTLGDTRVLLFAGACALGAGLLAGLAPIVQAGRSDVAAALKAGAREGYGRRSRVRTALLIVQAAMSVVLLVGAGLFVRSVRTVNTLHLGYDADRLIWLSPRLRGVKLDSAQQQALYDALMDRARANRSVAGVTRVVTVPFSMTFSDDFFASGTDSVRQIKSGIMETGSPGYFATVGTRIIRGRDISAQDREGSARVAVISAEMARAGWPNQDPIGKCLRMSDDTMPCRTVVGVAENIKLGDLGGPPDAIAYLPVAQVNAGFGSLYVRTRGDASSQTDAIRRDLQTVLPSGGYIIATPLSDVLAPATRSYRLGATMFVVFGMLALALAAIGLYSVVAYGVTQRTHEMGVRIALGARVVDVVALIVRDGVRVVIVGVAIGLAVSAAAGHWLAPLLFETSPRDPLVFAGVGVTLLGVALAASWLPARRAAHVDPATALRVD from the coding sequence ATGCACCGCTTTCCAGGCCTCCGGCGCTTCATGCACCTCGACCGCGGCGGACGCAGTATCGAGCGGGGCGTCGCTGACGAACTGCGCTTTCACTTCGAGATGACCATGCGAGACCTCATGAATGACGGCATGTCTCCGGACGACGCGCGGCGCGAAGCCGAGCGCCGCTTCGGGAACGTCGAGCGCACCCGCGAGCGGCTCGAGGCAATCGACCGCGCGCGGGTCGAACGCGAGCGCCGCGCGGAATGGTGGGGCGCATTCAGTCAGGATCTGCGCTACGCGCTCCGTGGCCTGCGCTTCGCGCCCGTGTTCGCCGGATTCGTCGTCCTGACGCTGGGCTTGGGCATCGGCGCCAACGCCGCGATGTTCGGCATCGTCGATCGCCTGCTGTTCCGGCCGCCGGCCTTTCTCGTCGCGCCGGAGCGGACGCACAAGGTCTACTTCGCGCGGATGGTCGACGGCAAGGAATTCGTCGGACCGAGCTCGCAGTACCAGCGCTACCTGGATCTCGCGCAGTCGTCGCGGACGATCGAGCGCTTCGCGGCATATTCGCGCCGCCGTCTGGCCGTCGGCAGCGGCGATGCCGCGCGTGAGCTGCAGATCGGCGCCGCGAGCGCGAGTCTCTGGCAAATGTTCGACGCACGCCCGGCGCTCGGCCGTTTCTTCACCGCCGAGGAGGACAAGGATCCGGGCGCCGCGCGCGTCGTCGTGCTGTCGTATCCCTACTGGCAATCCGAGTACGCCGGCGCGTCGGACGTCATCGGCAAGACCATGACGCTCGGCTCATCGATCTACACGATCATCGGTGTCGCGCCGCGGCACTTCTCGGCATTCGAGCTCACGACGCCGTCCGCGTTCATTCCCATCACGGCCGCGGCTGTCGACGGATTCTCGACGATGTGGACGAAGTACCGCAAGAGCTACAACATCTCGTGGCTCGAGGTGTACGCGCGCCGCAAGCCCGGCGTGTCCGCGGACGCGGCGACGGCGGACCTCACGCAGGCGTACCGTCAAAGCTGGGCCGCGAACTTCGCGATGAGCCCGGGGATCGGATCGCTCGCGAAGGTGAAGCCGCGCGCAATTGCCGGGTCGGTTCTTCAGCAGCGCGCGCCGACGCTCTCCGCTGATACGAAAGTCGCGGCGTGGCTGCTGGGCGTCGCGTCGATCGTGCTGCTCATCGCGTGCGCGAACGTCGGCAATCTGTTGCTTGCTCGCGCGTTCGCGCGGCGGCGCGAGATCGCGGTACGGATCGCGCTTGGTGTGAGTCGTGCCCGTTTGGTGAGTCAGCTTCTCGTCGAGAGCATGCTGCTCGCCGTGCTTGGGGCAACGGCGGGCCTCGTGATCGCGCAGTGGGGCGGGCGATTGCTGCGCAGCACGTTGGTGCCGGATGTCGAATGGGACAACACGCTCGGCGACACACGAGTGCTTCTCTTCGCCGGTGCGTGCGCGCTCGGCGCAGGGTTGCTTGCCGGGCTCGCACCCATCGTTCAGGCGGGGCGATCGGACGTTGCCGCTGCTCTCAAGGCGGGCGCTCGTGAAGGCTACGGGCGACGCTCGCGCGTCCGGACCGCGCTGTTGATCGTCCAGGCGGCCATGTCCGTCGTGTTACTTGTCGGGGCCGGTCTCTTCGTGCGCAGCGTACGCACGGTAAACACGCTGCACCTTGGGTACGACGCGGACCGTCTGATCTGGCTCTCGCCGCGTCTGCGCGGCGTGAAGCTGGATTCGGCGCAGCAGCAGGCATTGTACGACGCGCTGATGGACCGCGCACGGGCAAATCGGTCGGTGGCCGGTGTCACGCGCGTCGTCACTGTCCCATTCTCGATGACGTTCAGCGACGACTTCTTCGCGTCGGGCACCGACTCGGTGCGCCAGATCAAGAGCGGCATCATGGAGACCGGGTCGCCAGGCTACTTCGCGACCGTCGGCACGCGCATCATTCGTGGTCGCGACATCAGCGCACAGGATCGCGAGGGAAGCGCGCGCGTTGCCGTCATCAGCGCCGAGATGGCGCGCGCGGGTTGGCCGAATCAGGATCCCATCGGCAAGTGCTTGCGGATGAGCGACGACACCATGCCATGTCGCACGGTCGTCGGCGTTGCCGAAAACATCAAGCTCGGCGATCTGGGTGGACCGCCGGATGCGATTGCGTATCTGCCGGTTGCGCAGGTCAACGCTGGATTCGGATCGCTGTACGTCCGAACTCGCGGCGACGCTTCGTCGCAGACGGATGCAATTCGCCGCGACCTGCAGACCGTCTTGCCGAGCGGGGGATACATCATCGCGACGCCGCTGTCCGACGTGCTCGCGCCGGCGACGCGGTCGTATCGTCTTGGCGCCACGATGTTCGTGGTGTTCGGCATGCTCGCGCTCGCGCTTGCCGCCATCGGGTTGTACAGCGTCGTCGCGTACGGCGTCACACAACGCACGCATGAAATGGGCGTGCGCATCGCGCTCGGCGCGCGGGTTGTCGACGTCGTGGCGCTCATCGTTCGCGACGGCGTGCGGGTGGTCATCGTCGGTGTGGCGATCGGGTTGGCGGTGTCGGCCGCCGCCGGGCACTGGCTCGCCCCGTTGTTGTTCGAGACGTCGCCGCGCGATCCGCTCGTGTTCGCGGGCGTCGGTGTCACGCTGCTCGGGGTCGCGCTCGCGGCGTCATGGCTGCCGGCGCGTCGTGCCGCCCACGTCGATCCGGCGACGGCACTTCGGGTGGACTGA
- a CDS encoding protein kinase gives MTHLLEELQHALSNTYHVESEIGRGGMATVFLAEDLKHGRRVALKVLSPELSSSIDGDRFKREIQIAARLSHPHILPVFDSGEANGLLFYTMPFVEGESLRARLEREKQLGIDDALLITGEVADALAYAHGLGVIHRDIKPENILIHGGHAVVADFGIARVIQESGNEKLTQTGMSVGTAAYMSPEQFSGETVDGRSDMYSLACVLYELLVGEVPFTGPNAMAIMARHTMEMVPSIRIVRQTVPDEIEGAIMRALEKIPADRFASVADFKAALFAGPTGTSSNPYMRRTTRYAAVSAPVPRTNSRRRAMLIAAGVVAVAALTAGGLYARNRTAKRASVTGGADLRRLAVLYLDDQSRDSSLRHVADGLTESLIAQLGDVDGLQVAPASAVAAYRGRDLSPDSIARVLNVGTLVRGNIERNGKELHVAVELVDGSTGSDIQRAGFNVAEGQFLHARDSLAAAVAELLRSRLGDEVHLRELQGGTTSPEAWALVQRTERDMKSADESVAASKPDDAQHQLTSADSLAALAAQADAKWAQPVVETGRVAQRRAKLATDTKQVEAFIAAGLDAAKRALALDPRNADALELAGTLTYYRVQRGLITDNAAIKLAVDTAEKQLNDAVAVNPRLATAWNALSVVEYGKNDVPQAYLAANKAYEADSYLRAAPEILWRLYATSYDLEQFPNAEKWCDEGGRRFPQDPHFVQCRLYLMLSRAVDPNPGEAWRLVAELDTLVPKSDRALEHRTSEMLAAVVLGRANLADSAHKVIASARAGADVDPTGELIGTEALARTLLGERDQALQLLARYLTNHPDHRAGFAKVNSWWWRDLQSDPRFLRLVGTGR, from the coding sequence ATGACGCACTTGCTCGAGGAACTTCAACACGCGCTAAGCAACACCTATCACGTCGAGTCCGAAATCGGACGCGGCGGGATGGCGACGGTCTTTCTCGCGGAAGACCTCAAGCATGGGCGCCGCGTTGCATTGAAGGTCTTGTCACCCGAGCTGTCGTCGTCGATCGACGGCGATCGCTTCAAGCGCGAAATCCAGATCGCGGCGCGACTGAGCCATCCGCACATTTTGCCCGTATTCGACTCGGGCGAAGCGAACGGGCTCCTCTTCTATACGATGCCGTTCGTCGAGGGAGAGTCGCTGCGGGCGCGCCTCGAGCGCGAAAAGCAGCTCGGCATCGACGACGCGCTGCTCATCACCGGCGAGGTCGCCGACGCGCTGGCGTACGCACACGGGCTCGGCGTCATCCATCGCGACATCAAACCTGAGAACATTCTCATCCACGGCGGACACGCCGTCGTCGCCGACTTCGGCATCGCCCGCGTCATTCAGGAATCGGGCAATGAGAAGCTGACGCAGACCGGGATGTCGGTGGGCACCGCGGCGTACATGAGTCCCGAGCAGTTCAGCGGCGAGACCGTCGATGGTCGCAGCGACATGTACAGCCTGGCGTGCGTGCTGTACGAGCTGCTCGTCGGCGAAGTGCCGTTCACGGGCCCGAACGCAATGGCGATCATGGCACGGCATACCATGGAGATGGTGCCGTCCATCCGCATCGTGCGGCAGACCGTGCCGGATGAGATCGAAGGCGCGATCATGCGCGCGCTCGAGAAGATCCCGGCCGATCGCTTCGCGTCGGTCGCGGACTTCAAGGCCGCACTGTTTGCCGGGCCTACGGGTACGAGCTCCAATCCGTACATGCGGCGCACCACGCGCTACGCGGCGGTCAGCGCGCCGGTGCCGCGGACGAATTCGCGCCGGCGAGCGATGCTCATTGCCGCGGGAGTCGTCGCCGTCGCCGCGCTCACCGCGGGCGGATTGTACGCGCGCAATCGCACGGCGAAGCGTGCGTCCGTGACTGGCGGCGCCGATCTGCGCCGACTCGCGGTGCTGTATCTCGACGACCAGAGCCGCGACTCGTCGTTGCGTCACGTCGCGGACGGTCTCACGGAATCGCTCATCGCGCAACTCGGCGACGTCGACGGGCTCCAGGTGGCGCCGGCGAGTGCTGTGGCGGCGTATCGCGGCCGGGATCTCTCACCGGACAGCATTGCTCGAGTGTTGAACGTCGGCACGCTGGTGCGAGGAAACATCGAGCGGAACGGAAAGGAGCTGCACGTGGCCGTCGAGCTGGTCGACGGCTCGACCGGCTCCGACATTCAGCGCGCCGGCTTCAACGTCGCGGAAGGCCAGTTCCTGCACGCACGCGACTCGCTCGCGGCGGCGGTGGCCGAGCTGCTCCGCTCGCGTCTCGGAGACGAGGTGCATCTCCGCGAGCTGCAGGGGGGCACGACGAGTCCGGAGGCGTGGGCGCTGGTGCAGCGTACCGAACGTGACATGAAGAGCGCGGATGAGTCGGTGGCGGCGAGCAAACCCGACGACGCGCAGCATCAGCTCACGTCGGCGGACTCGCTGGCGGCGTTGGCGGCGCAGGCAGACGCCAAGTGGGCGCAGCCGGTGGTGGAGACCGGACGCGTGGCGCAGCGCCGCGCGAAGTTGGCGACCGACACGAAGCAGGTCGAGGCATTCATCGCGGCGGGGCTGGATGCGGCGAAGCGCGCGCTGGCGCTCGATCCGAGAAACGCGGACGCGTTAGAACTTGCTGGAACGCTCACGTACTATCGCGTGCAGCGCGGACTGATCACTGACAACGCCGCGATCAAGCTCGCCGTGGATACGGCCGAGAAGCAGTTGAATGACGCGGTGGCGGTGAATCCGCGGCTGGCGACGGCGTGGAACGCGCTGAGCGTCGTCGAATACGGAAAGAACGATGTGCCGCAGGCGTATCTCGCGGCGAACAAGGCGTACGAGGCCGATTCATATCTCCGTGCCGCGCCGGAGATTCTGTGGCGTCTGTACGCGACGTCGTACGATCTCGAGCAGTTCCCGAACGCAGAGAAGTGGTGCGACGAAGGCGGCCGCCGTTTTCCGCAGGATCCGCACTTCGTGCAGTGCCGGCTGTATCTGATGCTGTCGCGCGCGGTGGATCCGAATCCGGGCGAGGCGTGGCGGCTGGTCGCGGAGCTCGACACGCTCGTGCCGAAGTCGGATCGGGCGCTGGAGCATCGCACGTCCGAGATGCTCGCGGCCGTCGTGCTGGGGCGCGCGAACCTCGCCGACAGCGCGCACAAGGTCATCGCGTCGGCGCGGGCGGGCGCCGACGTCGATCCGACGGGCGAATTGATCGGCACCGAGGCGCTGGCGCGAACGCTTTTGGGCGAGCGCGACCAGGCGTTGCAACTGCTCGCCCGCTATTTGACGAACCACCCCGATCACCGCGCGGGCTTCGCGAAGGTGAACTCCTGGTGGTGGCGCGATCTCCAATCCGATCCGCGTTTTCTGAGGCTGGTCGGCACCGGCCGCTAG
- a CDS encoding Ig-like domain-containing protein — MRVRPSLARAVLFSVAAFVLAACRDSSAPTERRTIVPGDRSSTISDGAHTNGNDDVWFLPPMVSNPQGSPGYGDPFQPGLPVVYVIRDMTANGNVVRTLAAQADGEMYQANWDTKSDNLISSHTYRIEVTIAQKVLAFADVSKDGDGMKNNGTQQAVQLNGNRTLPIKVRIEKGWNCVNNNSCVSQVVPPVIPPGQKIVVTSPDGNNMAAFSGDWFDPNQAGTSNVVVTIEDVSSQYTAQPNGCSLGLTKENAQGVFGLSTQFCVRISIEPHVVLTQPVVIGLCREHPGDERQMVLKYDVGETPKFLRESAPPSPCPVSVGAVTHERNPLKRLAAAVFSGAGTAVNWALGVKPAYAIHLGVGGLVEIGDDFSVFTLGLPATMVPVTGDNQFGLAGAALPVRPTVRVLAVHDTGGPTHPAGVTGAGVTCQVTSGTGGGLFVGNAVLASAPATELPSNDGTYECPSWVLSQAAGANTLKVTSARLDATIQANLDGTVVTLPGEVTFNASGAAITSVGVTPATPSLLVGQTQQLTANVVQSGGAPTTVNWSSSNPSVATVSGAGLVTAVAAGTASISATSAFDATKSGSAAITVNVAPAVQSVTTNTPSAQLPPNAQVSLTASVQVVGGAPETVTWFSSNNFVATVNGATGVVTAGSPGTAIITARSTFDQSKTGTTTINVLSPPVISLHSTVQDVNQAGQKVDRYQINTINAGSFPSVMFAAAANLPPCGQVTSASRSWVTFFDGGNNPLQTFCVLPAALSDPTGLFVGVPRWSQPPAAVHYDLVDRLAGFTYSSNSIALFGPVFDVFPRSFSTDWPAVPNAATYTVTVQFCDSWPQTGDWRNCNNPWHAWTTNTIAAPTTSFQSGFVGAQPGRWQVTAVDANGQPIVTSQWFYFKYIV; from the coding sequence ATGCGGGTTCGTCCCTCTCTCGCTCGTGCCGTGCTGTTCAGTGTCGCCGCGTTCGTTCTGGCGGCGTGCCGGGATTCGAGCGCGCCGACCGAGCGGCGTACCATCGTACCCGGCGATCGCAGCTCGACGATCTCCGACGGTGCGCACACCAACGGCAACGACGATGTGTGGTTCCTGCCGCCGATGGTGTCGAACCCGCAGGGCTCGCCGGGCTACGGCGATCCGTTTCAGCCGGGGCTGCCGGTGGTGTACGTCATTCGCGACATGACCGCGAACGGCAACGTCGTTCGCACGCTCGCCGCGCAGGCGGATGGTGAGATGTATCAGGCGAACTGGGACACGAAGAGCGACAATCTCATTTCGTCGCACACGTATCGCATCGAAGTGACGATCGCACAGAAGGTGCTGGCGTTCGCCGACGTGTCGAAGGACGGTGACGGCATGAAGAACAACGGCACGCAGCAGGCCGTCCAGCTGAACGGCAATCGTACGCTGCCGATCAAGGTGCGCATCGAGAAGGGCTGGAACTGCGTCAACAACAACAGCTGCGTCTCGCAGGTGGTGCCACCGGTGATTCCGCCGGGGCAGAAGATCGTCGTAACGTCGCCCGACGGAAACAACATGGCGGCGTTCAGCGGCGACTGGTTCGACCCCAATCAGGCGGGCACGTCGAACGTGGTGGTGACGATCGAGGACGTGTCGAGCCAATACACGGCGCAGCCGAACGGCTGCAGCCTCGGATTGACGAAGGAGAACGCGCAGGGTGTGTTTGGACTGTCGACGCAGTTCTGCGTCCGCATCTCGATCGAGCCGCACGTCGTGCTGACGCAGCCGGTCGTCATCGGTCTGTGCCGGGAGCATCCGGGCGACGAGCGTCAGATGGTGCTCAAGTACGACGTCGGCGAAACGCCGAAATTCCTGCGGGAATCCGCGCCGCCCTCGCCGTGTCCCGTGAGCGTTGGCGCCGTGACGCACGAGCGGAATCCGCTCAAGCGGTTGGCGGCGGCCGTGTTCTCCGGCGCCGGCACCGCGGTGAACTGGGCGCTCGGCGTGAAGCCGGCGTACGCGATTCATCTTGGCGTCGGTGGACTCGTCGAGATCGGCGACGACTTCAGCGTGTTCACGCTCGGTCTTCCGGCGACGATGGTGCCGGTGACTGGCGACAATCAGTTCGGGCTTGCCGGCGCCGCGTTGCCGGTGAGACCGACGGTGCGCGTGCTCGCCGTGCACGATACGGGCGGGCCGACGCATCCGGCGGGTGTTACGGGCGCCGGCGTCACTTGTCAGGTCACGAGCGGGACCGGTGGGGGCCTGTTCGTTGGCAATGCCGTACTGGCAAGTGCGCCGGCGACCGAGTTGCCGAGCAATGATGGGACGTACGAGTGTCCGTCGTGGGTGCTGTCGCAGGCGGCCGGCGCGAACACGCTCAAGGTGACGTCGGCGCGTCTCGACGCGACCATCCAGGCGAATCTCGACGGCACGGTCGTGACACTGCCGGGCGAAGTGACGTTCAACGCGAGCGGCGCCGCGATCACGAGCGTCGGTGTGACGCCGGCGACTCCGTCGCTACTCGTGGGACAGACGCAGCAGCTCACCGCGAACGTCGTGCAGAGCGGCGGCGCGCCGACGACCGTGAATTGGTCATCGAGCAATCCCAGCGTGGCGACGGTTAGCGGTGCGGGTCTCGTGACAGCCGTTGCTGCCGGGACAGCGTCGATCTCGGCGACGTCCGCCTTCGATGCCACGAAATCCGGGTCGGCTGCGATCACGGTGAACGTGGCCCCGGCGGTGCAGTCGGTTACAACAAATACGCCGAGCGCGCAGCTGCCGCCCAATGCGCAGGTGTCGCTGACGGCGAGCGTGCAGGTCGTGGGCGGCGCGCCCGAGACGGTGACATGGTTCTCGTCGAACAATTTCGTGGCGACGGTGAATGGCGCCACAGGCGTCGTCACCGCCGGCTCGCCGGGCACCGCGATCATCACGGCGCGGTCGACGTTCGATCAATCGAAGACAGGCACGACGACGATCAACGTCCTGAGCCCGCCGGTCATCAGCCTTCATTCAACGGTCCAGGACGTGAACCAAGCCGGGCAGAAAGTCGATCGCTATCAGATCAACACGATCAATGCCGGCTCCTTCCCGTCGGTCATGTTCGCGGCGGCAGCGAACCTGCCGCCGTGCGGGCAGGTCACGTCGGCGTCGCGATCGTGGGTGACGTTCTTCGACGGCGGCAACAATCCGCTACAGACATTCTGCGTGCTGCCGGCGGCGCTGAGCGATCCGACCGGGCTGTTCGTCGGCGTGCCGCGTTGGTCGCAGCCGCCCGCGGCGGTGCACTACGATCTCGTGGATCGTCTCGCCGGCTTCACGTACAGCTCGAATTCGATCGCGCTGTTCGGGCCCGTGTTCGACGTGTTCCCGCGGTCGTTCAGCACGGACTGGCCGGCCGTGCCGAACGCGGCGACGTACACGGTGACCGTGCAGTTCTGCGACAGCTGGCCGCAAACCGGCGATTGGCGCAATTGCAATAATCCCTGGCACGCGTGGACGACAAACACGATTGCCGCGCCAACGACGAGTTTTCAGAGCGGGTTCGTCGGCGCGCAGCCCGGCCGCTGGCAGGTGACCGCCGTCGATGCGAACGGCCAGCCGATCGTGACCTCGCAATGGTTCTACTTCAAGTACATCGTGTGA